The following coding sequences lie in one Dunckerocampus dactyliophorus isolate RoL2022-P2 chromosome 4, RoL_Ddac_1.1, whole genome shotgun sequence genomic window:
- the arhgap25 gene encoding rho GTPase-activating protein 25, with product MSLKLPRHWDFSTFKAETARIARSKSILPGEGIPSLGSRRSSRSMEKPLKAGWLKKQQRSLVKNWQQRYFVLRGSTLTYHKDDRETTIVGLIQLQFSKVNELTPNSDENGKYIFEIIPAGTNGDKERCPYVFMANSQTDMEEWVRTLRRVIGVPSGVFGKSLKDTVMYEQRFGPHMVPILVQKCAEYIREHGLNEEGIFRLPGQDNSVKQFRDAFDAGERPSFPSDTDVHTVASLLKLYLRELPEPVIPWTQYQDFLDCTNLLDSNKKEGQEKLEKQISLLPRVNYNLLSYVCRFLFEVQLNSKINKMSVENLATVMGINLLKPQIQDPFSVMNATPHIQKLMTEMIRQHETLFPLSKDVPPSSPSNKAESQKNSPRNFVGWESTEMNDSALSECNEVECNHSPGPSRGNCRDVLQDFPLSFSPDSWQGSTRKRTQTLPTFNCPLTGMAAKADAVNRWSRIQDMVEDKSSTLSEDIFKILDLRSSGSVFRGSPTSAKEGEVNGSTPANSPNTDGDAQPAQAQNNAEPRTGSGSAQEVSTGKDDQHFDSVKQEMKKLRATVAELQCALEAERCRVADLDARLRNTESRRDEALRQNEELQRHIQQLLSGEHGAPT from the exons ATGTCTTTGAAACTACCTCGCCACTGGGATTTCAGCACCTTCAAAGCTGAGACAGCACGGATCG CCCGGTCCAAGAGCATACTACCTGGTGAGGGAATCCCAAGTCTGGGTTCACGGCGCTCCTCCAGGTCCATGGAGAAGCCTCTGAAGGCCGGCTGGCTCAAGAAACAGCAAAGATCTTTAGTGAAGAACTGGCAGCAGCGCTACTTTGTGCTGAGAGGCAGCACGCTAACCTACCACAAGGATGACCGAGAGACGACCATCGTG GGACTCATCCAGCTGCAGTTCAGTAAGGTCAATGAACTCACCCCAAACTCAGACGAAAATGGGAAGTATATCTTCGAAATCATACCAG CAGGTACAAATGGAGACAAAGAGCGATGCCCTTATGTGTTCATGGCCAACTCCCAAACTGATATGGAGGAGTGGGTCCGCACGCTGCGGAGGGTCATCGGTGTTCCGAGTGGAG TGTTTGGAAAAAGTCTCAAGGACACAGTGATGTATGAGCAACGTTTTGGGCCCCACATGGTGCCAATCCTTGTCCAGAAGTGTGCGGAATACATCAGAGAGCACGGTCTAAACGAGGAAGGCATCTTCCGCCTTCCTGGACAAGACAACTCTGTCAAACAATTCAGAGACGCCTTCGATGCAGGAGAGAGGCCGTCTTTCCCCAG TGACACAGATGTCCACACAGTGGCGTCACTTCTTAAACTGTACTTGCGGGAGCTGCCGGAGCCTGTGATACCATGGACTCAGTACCAGGATTTCCTGGACTGCACCAACCTGCTGGACTCTAACAAAAAAGAG GGTCAAGAGAAGTTGGAAAAACAGATCTCCCTCCTCCCGCGAGTCAACTACAATCTTCTAAGCTATGTCTGCCG GTTCTTGTTTGAGGTACAGCTGAACTCGAAAATCAACAAGATGAGTGTGGAAAACCTGGCCACGGTGATGGGAATCAACCTGCTCAAACCCCAGATACAAGACCCCTTCTCAGTAATGAACG CAACTCCTCACATCCAGAAGTTGATGACAGAGATGATCAGACAGCACGAGACTTTGTTTCCTCTCAGCAAAGATGTTCCTCCTTCCTCACCCTCCAACAAGGCCGAGAGCCAGAAGAACTCTCCTCGCAACTTTGTGGGCTGGGAGTCAACTGAG ATGAATGATAGCGCTCTCTCTGAGTGCAACGAGGTGGAGTGCAACCACAGTCCAGGTCCCAGCAGAGGAAACTGCAGAGATGTCCTTCAAGATTTTCCTCTTTCATTTTCTCCCGACAGCTGGCAAGGAAGCACTCGCAAACGCACACAAACCCTGCCCACTTTCAACTGCCCCCTTACGGGGATGGCGGCAAAAGCTGACGCCGTTAACCGCTGGAGTCGCATCCAGGATATGGTGGAAGATAAGAGTAGTACGTTATCAGAGGACATCTTTAAGATCTTGGACCTCCGAAGCTCAGGATCCGTGTTCAGAGGCTCACCGACAAGTGCCAAGGAGGGAGAAGTGAATGGTTCTACTCCTGCTAATTCCCCAAACACCGACGGTGACGCTCAACCTGCTCAAGCCCAAAATAATGCAGAAcccaggacaggaagtggttcAGCTCAGGAGGTCAGCACCGGGAAAGACGACCAGCACTTTGACAG TGTGAAGCAGGAGATGAAGAAGCTGAGGGCTACAGTAGCTGAGCTACAGTGTGCTCTGGAGGCAGAGCGCTGCCGTGTGGCAGATTTGGATGCACGTCTGAGAAACACTGAGAGCCGCCGAGATGAAGCTCTGAGACAAAACGAAGAGCTGCAAAGGCACATTCAGCAGCTCCTCTCTGGAGAACATGGAGCTCCCACTTAA
- the bmp10 gene encoding bone morphogenetic protein 10 — translation MASILVYLLGTICSTKTFLLLLAIQSLQGPLCGESSPISNTDQRLPSATGMRDELGRTVDPSQLEQESNLNRQGVLESLKEQFLQTFNLSGLGPPPLPPGSIREEPPEYMMELYNRFANDRNSAPSASIIRSFKNEDFSASAVGVGGVRRHPLLFNVSVPQHERITAAELRLYTLVQTDRRLYTGVDRRVTIYEVVPRDGDRNATDENVLVERQAEELVELASRQVFGTDDGWEAFDLTASVQRWRKSEHGTTHRLEVHIDSMAEDDAQVVREENEIKNTDMRIDTSTKEKHKPLLIVFSDDQSGDHRDDKRELSEMIDHETSNVILQNDLENDLWGGDDTDGESEPDEADLIQMRSNLIYDTSSRIRRNAKGNHCRRQPLHVEFKDIGWDSWILAPSSYDAYECSGICSFPLTKHVTPTKHAIVQTLVNINSPQRVARACCVPTKLDPISLLYLDDTGVVTYKHKYEGMAVAECGCR, via the exons ATGGCGAGcattttggtttatttattggGAACTATTTGCAGCACCAAGactttcctcttgcttttgGCCATCCAGTCGCTCCAGGGGCCTCTCTGTGGAGAGAGCAGTCCCATCTCCAACACAGATCAGAGGCTTCCATCGGCTACGGGAATGCGGGACGAACTGGGACGGACCGTGGACCCATCCCAGTTGGAGCAGGAGAGCAATCTGAACAGGCAGGGTGTCCTGGAGAGCTTGAAAGAGCAGTTTTTGCAGACTTTCAACCTCTCTGGCTTGGGTCCACCTCCGCTGCCACCTGGAAGCATACGAGAGGAGCCACCTGAGTACATGATGGAGCTCTACAACCGCTTCGCCAATGACCGCAACTCCGCACCCAGTGCCAGCATCATCCGCAGCTTCAAAAACGAGG ATTTTTCTGCAAGTGCTGTAGGCGTTGGAGGAGTACGGCGCCACCCACTACTCTTCAACGTGTCAGTCCCCCAACATGAGCGCATCACGGCCGCCGAGCTCCGCCTCTACACGCTTGTCCAGACTGACCGCCGTCTGTACACCGGTGTTGATCGCAGGGTCACTATCTATGAAGTGGTACCCCGAGATGGAGATCGCAACGCCACCGATGAGAATGTACTTGTAGAGAGACAAGCAGAGGAGCTGGTGGAGTTGGCTTCACGACAAGTTTTCGGCACTGATGACGGCTGGGAAGCATTTGACCTCACTGCTTCCGTTCAGCGGTGGCGTAAATCAGAGCATGGCACCACACATCGATTGGAAGTGCACATTGACAGCATGGCGGAGGACGATGCACAAGTGGTCAGAGAGGAAAATGAAATTAAGAATACTGACATGAGGATCGACACCAGCACCAAGGAAAAACACAAACCCCTGCTGATTGTCTTCTCTGACGACCAAAGCGGTGACCATCGAGACGACAAGCGTGAGCTGAGTGAAATGATTGACCATGAAACCTCCAACGTCATTCTCCAGAATGACTTAGAGAATGACTTGTGGGGCGGCGATGACACCGACGGAGAATCCGAGCCAGATGAAGCTGACCTGATCCAAATGCGCTCCAATCTGATCTACGACACATCCTCACGCATCCGCCGCAACGCCAAGGGCAACCATTGCAGGAGACAGCCTCTGCACGTCGAGTTCAAGGATATCGGGTGGGACAGTTGGATTCTCGCGCCCAGCAGCTACGACGCCTACGAGTGCTCTGGGATTTGCTCGTTCCCGCTGACAAAGCATGTCACACCCACCAAACACGCCATCGTCCAAACGCTGGTGAACATCAACAGTCCCCAGAGAGTGGCGCGGGCGTGTTGCGTCCCCACCAAGCTGGATCCCATCTCCCTGCTGTACCTGGATGACACAGGTGTGGTCACGTACAAGCACAAGTATGAAGGCATGGCTGTGGCTGAATGTGGCTGTAGATAG
- the LOC129180173 gene encoding phosphatidate cytidylyltransferase 2-like: MTAELRHRGTKDTEETLQQQLSEDKGSDSELKLEKDEGADSHTKVDSGVPEVPVPPDDTPEVLNKALSGLSSRWKNWWVRGILTLAMISFFFIIIYLGPMVLMMIVLCVQIKCFQEIITIGYSVYHSYHLPWFRTLSWYFLLCVNYFFYGETVTDYFFTLVQREEPLRILSKYHRFISFALYLTGFCMFVLSLVKKHYRLQFYMFGWTHVTLLIVVTQSHLIIHNLFEGMIWFIVPISCVICNDIMAYMFGFFFGRTPLIKLSPKKTWEGFIGGLFSTIVFGIMLSYVMAGYRYFVCPVEFNNDSNSFQVECEPSELFQLQDYALPSVLESVTGWTTVRLYPFQIHSIALSSFASIVGPFGGFFASGFKRAFKIKDFANTIPGHGGIMDRFDCQYLMATFVNVYIASFIRGPNPSKVIQQLLALRADQQLYIFNSLKAHLTEKGLLPALEEADA, translated from the exons gGTTCAGATAGTGAGCTGAAGCTAGAAAAAGATGAAGGGGCGGACAGCCACACCAAGGTGGACTCGGGGGTCCCGGAGGTGCCAGTCCCACCTGATGACACCCCAGAGGTGTTAAATAAAGCCTTGTCCGGGCTCTCCTCAAG ATGGAAGAACTGGTGGGTTCGAGGGATTCTCACTCTGGCCatgatttctttcttcttcatcaTTATCTACCTGGGCCCCATGGTGCTTATGATGATT GTCCTGTGTGTTCAGATCAAGTGCTTCCAAGAAATCATCACCATTGGTTACAGTGTTTACCATTCGTACCATCTGCCGTGGTTCAGGACATTGAGTTG GTACTTCCTGCTGTGTGTCAATTACTTCTTCTATGGCGAGACGGTCACAGATTACTTCTTCACACTGGTGCAAAGGGAAGAGCCGCTTCGCATCCTCAGCAAATACCATCGCTTTATCTCCTTTGCGCTCTACCTCACAG GtttctgcatgtttgtgctGAGCTTGGTGAAGAAGCACTACCGCCTTCAATTCTACATG TTTGGCTGGACCCATGTGACTCTGCTGATTGTTGTGACGCAGTCTCACCTCATTATTCACAACTTGTTTGAAGGGATGATCTG GTTTATTGTGCCAATTTCCTGTGTGATCTGTAATGACATTATGGCCTACATGTTTGGTTTCTTCTTCGGACGCACCCCTCTCATTAAG CTGTCACCTAAGAAAACGTGGGAGGGATTCATCGGTGGATTGTTCTCCACCATCGTGTTTGGCATCATG CTCTCCTATGTGATGGCAGGCTACCGCTACTTTGTATGCCCAGTAGAGTTCAACAATGATTCCAACAGTTTCCAGGTAGAATGCGAGCCTTCCGAGCTTTTCCAGCTTCAGGATTATGCACTTCCCAGTGTCCTGGAGTCTGTAACTGGATGG ACCACAGTGCGCCTCTATCCCTTCCAGATCCACAGCATCGCTCTGTCCTCTTTCGCATCAATCGTCGGGCCATTTGGTGGCTTCTTTGCCAGTGGCTTCAAGAGAGCCTTTAAGATAAAG GATTTTGCCAACACCATTCCGGGACACGGAGGAATAATGGATCGATTTGACTGCCAGTACCTCATGGCCACCTTTGTGAATGTATACATTGCTAGCTTCATCAG GGGCCCCAATCCTAGCAAGGTGATCCAGCAGCTCCTCGCACTCCGGGCTGACCAGCAGCTCTACATCTTTAACTCCCTTAAGGCTCACCTGACAGAGAAGGGCTTGCTGCCGGCACTGGAGGAGGCAGATGCCTAG